A single genomic interval of Pan paniscus chromosome 18, NHGRI_mPanPan1-v2.0_pri, whole genome shotgun sequence harbors:
- the CETP gene encoding cholesteryl ester transfer protein, protein MLAATVLTLALLGNAHACSKGTSHEAGIVCRITKPALLVLNQETAKVIQTAFQRASYPDITGEKAMMLLGQVKYGLHNIQISHLSIASSQVELVEAKSIDVSIQNVSVVFKGTLKYGYTTAWWLGIDQSIDFEIDSAIDLQINTQLTCDSGRVRTDAPDCYLSFHKLLLHLQGEREPGWIKQLFTNFISFTLKLVLKGQICKEVNVISNIMADFVQTRAASILSDGDIGVDISLTGDPIITASYLESHHKGHFIYKNVSEDLPLPTFSPALLGDSRMLYFWFSERVFHSLAKVAFQDGRLMLSLMGDEFKAVLETWGFNTNQEIFQEVVGGFPSQAQVTVHCLKMPKISCQDKGVVVNSSVMVKFLFPRPDQQHSVAYTFEEDIVTTIQASYSKKKLFLSLLDFQITPKTVSNLTESSSESIQSFLQSMITTVGIPEVMSRLEVVFTALMNSKGLSLFDIINPEIITRDGFLLLQMDFGFPEHLLVDFLQSLS, encoded by the exons ATGCTGGCTGCCACCGTCCTGACCCTGGCCCTGCTGGGCAATGCCCATGCCTGCTCCAAAGGCACCTCGCACGAGGCAGGCATCGTGTGCCGCATCACCAAGCCTGCCCTCCTGGTGT TGAACCAAGAGACTGCCAAGGTGATCCAGACCGCCTTCCAGCGAGCCAGCTACCCAGATATCACGGGCGAGAAGGCCATGATGCTCCTTGGCCAAGTCAAGTACGGGTTGCACAA CATCCAGATCAGCCACTTGTCCATCGCCAGCAGCCAGGTGGAGCTGGTGGAAGCCAAGTCCATTGATGTCTCCATTCAGAACGTGTCTGTGGTCTTCAAGGGGACCCTGAAGTATGGCTACACCACTGCCTGGTG GCTGGGTATTGATCAGTCCATTGACTTCGAGATTGACTCTGCCATTGACCTCCAGATCAACACACAGCTGA CCTGTGACTCTGGTAGAGTGCGGACCGATGCCCCTGACTGCTACCTGTCTTTCCATAAGCTGCTCCTGCATCTCCAAGGGGAGCGAGA GCCTGGGTGGATCAAGCAGCTGTTCACAAATTTCATCTCCTTCACCCTGAAGCTGGTCCTGAAGGGACAG ATCTGCAAAGAGGTCAACGTCATCTCTAACATCATGGCCGATTTTGTCCAGACAAGGGCTG CCAGCATCCTTTCAGATGGAGACATTGGGGTGGACATTTCCCTGACAGGTGATCCCATCATCACAGCCTCCTACCTGGAGTCCCATCACAAG GGTCATTTCATCTACAAGAATGTCTCAGAggacctccccctccccaccttctCGCCCGCACTGCTGGGGGACTCCCGCATGCTGTACTTCTGGTTCTCTGAGCGAGTCTTCCACTCCCTGGCCAAGGTAGCTTTCCAGGATGGCCGCCTCATGCTCAGCCTGATGGGAGACGAGTTCAAG gCAGTGCTGGAGACCTGGGGCTTCAACACCAACCAGGAAATCTTCCAAGAG GTTGTCGGCGGCTTCCCCAGCCAGGCCCAAGTCACCGTCCACTGCCTCAAGATGCCCAAGATCTCCTGCCAAGACAAGGGAGTCGTGGTCAATTCTTCAGTGATGGTGAAATTCCTCTTTCCACGCCCAGACCAGCAACATTCTGTAGCTTACACATTTGAAGAG GATATCGTGACTACCATCCAGGCCTCCTATTCTAAGAAAAAGCTCTTCTTAAGCCTCTTGGATTTCCA gATTACAccaaagactgtttccaacttgACTGAG AGCAGCTCCGAGTCCATCCAGAGCTTCCTGCAGTCAATGATCACCACTGTGGGCATCCCTGAGGTCATGTCTC GGCTCGAGGTAGTGTTTACAGCCCTCATGAACAGCAAAGGCCTGAGCCTCTTCGACATCATCAACCCCGAGATTATCACTCGAGAT GGCTTCCTGCTGCTGCAGATGGACTTTGGCTTCCCTGAGCACCTGCTGGTGGATTTCCTCCAGAGCTTGAGCTAG